The nucleotide window CCCCGCGTGGGTGTCCGCGGCCAAGCAGGTCGAGGTGCTGGAGACCGGCCCCGACGGCCGGGCCTCGCGCGTGCACTTCGCGCTGGACGCCGGCGCGTTCACCGACGACTACGTCCTGGCCTACACCTGGGACGGCGACCACCGCGTCGACTGGACGCTGGTGCAGGGCCAGATGCAGAAGCAGCAGGACGGCTCGTACTCCCTCGTCGAGTCCGGCGGGTCCACGACCGTCACCTACTCGATCACGATCGACCTCTCGATCCCGATGCTCGGGCTGATCAAGCGCAAGGCGGAGAAGGTCATCCTGGACACCGCGCTCAAGGAGCTCAAGAAGCGCGTCGAGGGCTGATGGGAGCCGTGCAGGTCCTCCTCGTCACCGGCCCGGGTGGGGCCGGCAGCTCCACCGTCGCCGCCGCCACCGCGCTGCAGCGGGCCGCCGGCGGCGCGCGGGTCGTGCTCCTCACCACCCGGCCGCCCGCGGTGCCCGGCCTCGCCGACGCGGTGACCGTCGACGTCGTCGCCCCGCTGCCGGCGCTGGAGACCCTGTGGGCGCAGCACGCCGACCAGGTGGCCGCCGCGGTCCCGGTGCTCACAGTGCCGCCGGCGACGTCCGTGGTGCCCGTCCCCGGTGTGGCCGCGTTCGCCCTGCTGGCCGCCCTCGCCGGGCACGCCCAGTCCGGGGACGTCGACGTCGTGGTCGTGGACGCCGGCCCGCTGCCGGACGCGAGCGCCCTGCTGGCCCTGCCCGGCGCCCTGCGCTGGTGGCTGGGCCAGCTCGCCCCGACCCGGCTGCGGGTGCTGGCCACCCTGCGCGCCGCCGCGACGCCCGGCCGGCCCGGTGCTGCCGCGGGCCTGCTCGCCGCTGCCGCCGCCGTCGAGGAGCTGCTGGACGCCGTGCCGCTGGCCGACCCGGCCCGCACGTCGGTGCACCTGGTGCTGCGGCCCGAGCCCGCCGCCGCCGACCACCTGCAGCACACCGCCGCGGCGCTGGCGGTGCTCGGCCAGCGGATCGCGTCAGCGACCGTGGCCCGCGTGCTGCCGGCCGGGGCGGGGGAGTGGTGGGCAGCCCGCGCCGCCGCCCAGCACGACGCCCTCGTCCGGGTCCGCGCGCTGCACGCGCCGGTGGCCGAGGTCGCCGAGTCCGCGCTCGCGCCGGCCACCGTCGCCGACCTGCTGGCCCTCGACGCCGCCGTCCCGGAGACCGTGCACGGCCCGTCGGCGCCGCCGGCCTCCCGGCGCACGGCGGAGGGCTGGACCCTCGACGTGCCGCTGCCGCACGCCCGCCGCGGCGAGGTCGAGCTGACCCGCTGGGCCGACGACCTGGTGGTCACCGCCTCCGGGGTGCGCCGGTCGATCCCGCTGGACGCGCTGCTGCGGCGCTGCACCGTGGTGTCCGGTCACCTCACCGCCCCCGGCAGCGAGCAGGCCACCCTGGAGGTCCGCTTCGCCCCCGACCCGGCCCAGTGGCCGGCCGGGCTGCTGTCCGCCACCACCCTCAGCGAGCGGAGCCCCGCGTGACCACCCCCGGACCCGACTGGGTCGAGCAGGCCCGCCGGTTCGCCGCGGGGCTGGCCGCCGAGCACACCGCCGGCACGTCGCTGTCCGACGTCCTCGGTGGGCTGCTC belongs to Modestobacter sp. L9-4 and includes:
- a CDS encoding ArsA-related P-loop ATPase, with product MGAVQVLLVTGPGGAGSSTVAAATALQRAAGGARVVLLTTRPPAVPGLADAVTVDVVAPLPALETLWAQHADQVAAAVPVLTVPPATSVVPVPGVAAFALLAALAGHAQSGDVDVVVVDAGPLPDASALLALPGALRWWLGQLAPTRLRVLATLRAAATPGRPGAAAGLLAAAAAVEELLDAVPLADPARTSVHLVLRPEPAAADHLQHTAAALAVLGQRIASATVARVLPAGAGEWWAARAAAQHDALVRVRALHAPVAEVAESALAPATVADLLALDAAVPETVHGPSAPPASRRTAEGWTLDVPLPHARRGEVELTRWADDLVVTASGVRRSIPLDALLRRCTVVSGHLTAPGSEQATLEVRFAPDPAQWPAGLLSATTLSERSPA
- a CDS encoding SRPBCC family protein, translated to MADQSTQSIVVEAPAADVMAVIADFPAYPAWVSAAKQVEVLETGPDGRASRVHFALDAGAFTDDYVLAYTWDGDHRVDWTLVQGQMQKQQDGSYSLVESGGSTTVTYSITIDLSIPMLGLIKRKAEKVILDTALKELKKRVEG